A genomic window from Wolbachia pipientis includes:
- a CDS encoding transposase, with translation MSFSYYNMKKHPRNFRNITGLTIEEFEKVVEKVRSGWEKQKKCHGRRSKLPTLEDKLFCVILYYRTYITHRFLGCLFNVHNANVCRLLKRIEPLLAKKVTITKDRSMTPEKILKILADVTEQQIQRPEDSKKRKKSYSGKKRTNTMKTEIIIEEGGRILSVSKSYRGRISDFRIRKQEKYLPLDSIKHADSGYQGWQKLQSNVIIPYKKYRKKPLTPEHNRRLASFRMRVENKIREIKIFKIMSNVYRNFQKKYNLRFNIIAGIVNLKHAF, from the coding sequence ATGAGCTTTAGTTACTATAATATGAAAAAACACCCAAGAAACTTTCGTAATATAACAGGTTTAACTATAGAGGAGTTCGAAAAAGTAGTGGAAAAAGTGAGGTCTGGATGGGAAAAACAGAAAAAGTGTCATGGTAGAAGATCAAAACTACCAACTCTGGAAGATAAGTTGTTTTGCGTAATTTTGTACTATCGCACTTACATAACACATAGATTTTTAGGATGCCTATTCAATGTACACAACGCAAATGTATGTAGGTTACTTAAGAGAATAGAGCCATTACTCGCCAAAAAAGTGACTATAACAAAAGATAGAAGTATGACGCCAGAAAAAATACTGAAGATTTTGGCTGATGTTACAGAACAGCAAATACAGAGACCAGAAGATAGTAAAAAACGGAAGAAATCATATTCAGGAAAAAAAAGAACCAACACTATGAAAACTGAGATTATTATCGAAGAAGGAGGAAGAATTTTATCAGTGTCAAAGTCATACCGTGGTAGAATTAGTGATTTCCGCATAAGGAAACAAGAAAAATATTTACCACTTGATAGCATAAAACATGCCGATTCTGGATATCAAGGTTGGCAAAAATTGCAAAGCAATGTTATAATTCCATATAAAAAGTATCGTAAAAAGCCATTAACTCCAGAGCATAATAGAAGATTAGCATCATTTAGAATGAGAGTAGAAAACAAGATCCGAGAGATAAAGATATTTAAGATTATGTCGAATGTTTATCGCAATTTTCAGAAAAAATATAACCTGAGGTTCAATATTATTGCTGGTATTGTAAATCTTAAGCACGCCTTTTAG
- a CDS encoding CCA tRNA nucleotidyltransferase yields MQVDHETSLIIDAIEKFGGEARLVGGCVRDSILQRDIHDIDLATNLLPNQAIEALKLRNIKTIPTGLKHGTITAILNQRSFEITTLRHDVKCDGRHAKVEFTNNWQTDASRRDFTFNALYANKHGHIYDYFGGIEDLKARRLSFIGNAEDRIKEDYLRILRAFRFHAKICIGDLSDEILSICKKHSHKIYNLSGERIRDEILKLLECNDPFPTLKSMQESDVLQKIIPKEVKCEILSSSLLFGTDALVKLALLLRTTKNDRLSLGEYVSKFLRLSNKQKKKLLFLLSNDIKTELSEKEQKKYISLFGRELYCDLVKICGVESGENVDKYISFANTFNIPKFPLSGDDLISIGHQPGKSLGRSLELLKQHWEDSSYTLTKEELVLYAKSLL; encoded by the coding sequence ATGCAAGTTGACCATGAGACTAGTTTAATTATTGATGCTATAGAGAAATTTGGTGGTGAGGCAAGGCTTGTCGGTGGGTGTGTAAGGGACTCAATTCTGCAGCGTGACATTCACGACATTGACCTCGCTACCAATCTACTTCCTAATCAAGCGATTGAAGCGCTAAAACTCCGTAATATAAAAACTATTCCAACTGGCTTAAAACATGGAACTATCACTGCAATCTTAAATCAGAGGTCTTTTGAAATTACAACACTAAGACATGATGTGAAATGTGATGGCAGGCATGCGAAAGTAGAATTTACTAATAATTGGCAAACAGATGCTTCAAGGCGTGACTTTACATTTAACGCTCTATATGCAAATAAGCATGGCCATATATATGACTACTTTGGTGGTATAGAGGATTTAAAGGCGCGAAGGTTAAGCTTTATAGGCAACGCTGAAGATAGAATCAAAGAAGACTATCTACGTATTTTAAGAGCATTTCGTTTTCATGCAAAAATATGTATCGGAGATTTGAGTGATGAAATACTAAGCATATGCAAAAAGCATTCGCACAAGATTTACAACCTCTCTGGAGAGAGAATAAGAGATGAAATACTTAAATTGCTGGAGTGCAATGATCCTTTTCCAACACTTAAGAGCATGCAAGAATCTGATGTTTTGCAAAAGATTATCCCGAAAGAAGTAAAATGCGAAATTCTGTCTTCGTCACTTCTTTTCGGCACTGATGCACTAGTAAAATTAGCGTTACTCCTTAGGACCACCAAAAATGACAGGCTAAGTCTTGGAGAATACGTAAGTAAGTTTCTACGTCTTTCAAACAAGCAAAAGAAAAAGCTGTTATTTTTATTATCCAACGATATCAAAACAGAACTCTCAGAAAAAGAGCAAAAAAAATACATATCTTTATTTGGTAGAGAATTATATTGTGATTTGGTAAAAATTTGTGGTGTTGAGTCTGGAGAAAATGTTGATAAATACATTTCGTTTGCTAACACATTCAATATTCCAAAATTTCCTTTATCTGGCGATGATTTAATAAGTATAGGTCACCAGCCAGGAAAAAGTTTAGGTAGGAGCTTGGAGTTGCTAAAACAACATTGGGAAGACAGCTCCTACACTTTAACAAAAGAGGAGCTGGTGCTTTATGCTAAGAGCCTACTTTAA